In Desulfurellaceae bacterium, one genomic interval encodes:
- a CDS encoding type II toxin-antitoxin system VapC family toxin gives MKALLDTHALLWWLFDDPHLSTAARDCIANAGNEILVSAASAWEIATKHRIGKLPEAGDIVRRLPTYLRQARFAELSVTADDGLLAGSLPGPHKDPFDRMLIAQARLRSLPVLSIDPVFHEYGVTVVW, from the coding sequence ATGAAGGCGCTGCTCGATACCCATGCCCTGCTGTGGTGGCTGTTTGACGACCCTCACTTATCCACCGCTGCCCGAGACTGCATTGCGAATGCCGGGAATGAGATTCTGGTGAGTGCCGCCTCGGCCTGGGAAATTGCCACAAAGCACCGCATCGGAAAATTGCCCGAGGCTGGAGATATTGTTCGTCGCTTACCCACGTATCTCCGCCAGGCGCGCTTTGCTGAACTGAGTGTTACCGCTGACGATGGCCTGTTGGCGGGCTCCCTACCGGGTCCACATAAAGACCCCTTTGATCGGATGTTGATTGCCCAAGCCAGACTCCGCAGTCTGCCGGTTCTCAGCATTGATCCGGTTTTCCATGAATATGGCGTGACGGTGGTCTGGTAA
- a CDS encoding type II toxin-antitoxin system Phd/YefM family antitoxin has protein sequence MSTVNIHEAKTHLSKLLDRMLTGEEIIIARAGKPLARLLPVEERLPRVPGIARGRLTDAFFEPLPEDELQAWER, from the coding sequence ATGTCCACCGTGAATATCCATGAGGCCAAAACACATCTCTCCAAACTGCTTGATCGGATGCTGACAGGAGAGGAAATCATTATCGCCCGAGCCGGCAAGCCACTCGCCCGTTTACTGCCGGTTGAGGAGCGTCTCCCCCGTGTTCCGGGGATTGCCCGTGGCAGGCTGACGGATGCCTTTTTTGAGCCGCTTCCCGAGGATGAGTTACAGGCCTGGGAGCGATGA